The Thermodesulfobacteriota bacterium DNA window CCTGCCTCTATGGGAGGGGCTTTCGGGCGTGCTGCTCCTCGGTGCCGATGCGGCCGTGGAGGTGGGCGTGTGGTTCGTACGCTTCTTCGCGGAGCTGCCCTACGCCTCGGTCCGTGTAACGACGCCGACCGTGGTAGAGGTGGCGCTCTTCTTTTTGCTTATCGTGTCGGCGGCGGAGGCGTCGAAGAAGCGTACGGCGCTCTGGCCCGTCCCGGTCCTGCTCCTCGCGCTCATGGTCGATACCGGCTGGTGGCGCTACCAAGGGCTATTGAAGGACGACCTTACGGTAACCTTCATAAGCGTCGGGCAGGGGGACTCCGCACTCGTTGAGTTCCCCGGAGGCGAGACCATGCTCGTGGACGGAGGGGGGGTCTACCGCTCCGGCTTCGACGTGGGCGAGAGTGTCGTTGCCCCGGTCCTCTGGGGCAGGAAGATAAAACGGATCGACTACCTTGTCTTGAGCCACGCCCAGCGCGACCACATGGGCGGGCTCGGCTTCATCGCCGGGAACTTCTCCCCGCGGGAGTTCTGGTGGAACGGCTATGGAAAGCTCGGGGAGCTCGGAGACGCTCTTGCCCTCTCCGGCACCGAGGTCGTAAGGGTCTCCACCTCCACGCCCCCGAGGGATATAGGAGGGGTGCGGGTAGAGTTCCTCCATCCGCCGAAAGATACTCCGTTCCCCTTCGACATGAACAACAACTCCGTCGTACTGAAACTCACTCACGGCAGCCGGAGTTTTCTCTTCTCCGGGGACGTGGGGGGTGAAGTGGAACAGTATATCGCCTCCGCCGACGTCAAGGCCGATGTCTTGAAGGTGCCGCACCACGGGAGCCGCACTTCCTCGTCCGCCCCGTTCATAGACGGCGTGGCTCCGGTCTTTGCCGTGGTCTCCGCGGGGCAAGGGAATCCCTTCGGCTTTCCGCACCCGGAGACAACGGAACGCTACTCGTCCCGGGGCGTAAGGCTCCTGCGTACCGACAGGCACGGCGCGGTAACCGTGGTAACGGACGGGGAAACCCTTGACGTCGATACCTATTTGACGGGTCCGGTAAGGTAGTGTATACTTTTTAGTATGAGGGCGTTTTTCTTCATAGCCGTGTTACTTATAATGGGGGTTCTGGCCCCCCCCTCCGCGTTCGCCGACTTCTACCAGTGGAGAGACGAGAAGGGGGTGCTCCATGTCGCGGACGACCTGGAGAAGGTCCCCCAGGAGTACCGGGGCAAGGCGGAGATCTTTAAGACCACGCCCGGCGAGGAGCCGTCCGAAAAGCCCACCCGTCCGGCCCCGCCCAGGTCTTCCCCCAGGCCGGACACCGGAGAGGAGCTTTACGGCGACCGTACGCTCTCGTGGTGGAAGAGGGCCTTTAGCGACAAGAGAAGAGAGATAGGCGAGTACGAAGGGAAGCAAGAGCAAAAGAGCGCCTACGTGGAGGTCTTTGAAAAGGGCAGGAGGTTCGGGCAGATATACACCAAGGAAGAGATAGATGCTTACGAGAGGTACAAAAAGGAACTCCCCGGGATAGAGAAAACACTCGCCAAACTGCGCTCCCAGCTGGATACGCTTAAGAGGAAGGCCAGACTCGGCGGAGTGTCGAAGAAGATAAGGGAGGGTCAGTGAGGTCGTGATCTCAGTTCCAAGACCTTCCGGCGTATGTTAGCATCGCGCGGGAGTATCCGTAGAGACGTTTCGTATTCGTCCAGCGCTTGCTTGAGCTTCCCCTGTTTTTCGTACGACATCGCAAGGTAGCGGTGGGCCGGAAGCCCCATCGGGTAACCAATCGCCGCAGGTTTCAGGAGTTCTTCCGCCCCGACGTAATCCCCCTCGTTGAAGCGTATAATTCCCAACCTCAAGAGCGCCCTGTAGCCTGCCATACTGTATGGGTTCGACCATGAAAACGTGACCGCTCTTCCGTCCGAGGGCGGAAGGCCCAGCCTGGCGAGTATTCCGCCGTACAGCTCCCTTGCTCTCTCGATATCCCCGGTCTTCTCGGCCACCCGGGCGGCGTCGGCAGCGACCGTCAGGGCCTCCGGCCGGTCCTCCAGGACCCGGTCATAGAACTCCATGGCCCGGGCGTAGTCCCCGGAGTTGACGGCCCTTGTGGCCAAATGCAGATAGGCGAACGCATTCGACTCCGACGCCTTTCTTATCTCGTCGTCCATGCCCCGGTATACGAATAGAAAGAGGATGACGCTCAGGGCCGCTGCCGCTGTCCTCGTGCGCAACCCCCCGGCGATGGTAAGGCGCTTTAACGCGTATCCCGCGCATGGGAAGAGAAAGACCGAGACGGGCACGCGCAGCTTCGAGGAGATGAAGAACGGTACAACCGAGAGCATGTAGGCGAACAGCAGCGCCGGCAGGAGTTTTTCCTCCTTCGTGCCCGAGAAGAGCATCCAGAACGCGCCCAGCAGCCCCATAACCGCCAGCATGCCGAAGCCCTGGAGCGGCCCGAGCAGGACCGGCGAGTAGTTCCGAAAGAAGCCGTACTTATATATGTTGGTTATCTCCAGCTCGCTCCAGAAGAGATGGAGCTTTTTCAGGTAGAGCGAGGCCGCCTTTCCCGGAGAGTCCTTAAGGAACTCCGTGCCGAGACGGAACCAGAAGCGCGAGCCCTCCGACGGCTTTAACCTCTTGCCGGACCTTTGCTCAGCCAGGGCGTGGGCGCTGGAGTATATGTTCGCGTCGTTACTTATGCCCAACCCCATTGGGACGTCTAATATGCCCGGGGCGGCGGGGTTGTTGCCGAGGAAGAAGCTGAAGCCGCCGCCGGAGGATATAAGCACGAAGTCGTCGCCGACCTTGTAGTTGCGAAGCGTCACCGGAAGGAGGACCATGAGCGTCCCCAGGACGAGGGCGTACGGGGCCGCTTTTTTCAAAGAGGGGTTCGGTCCGGCAATGACCGTCCATAGGAAGTAGACCGGTGCCAGGAGCAGGACGTTGGGCCTGTTCAGCGCCGAGAGTCCGAGAAAGAGCCCCGCAAGGAGCGCTCGGCCCGGCTTCCCGGAGTCGAACGAAAGGAGCAGGCAGTAGAGCGAGAGCGAGAGGAAGAGTATTGCCGGCGCGCTCGAGAGCATAAGCCCCTCGTGGAAGAGGAACGGGGCGAAGAGCGCGGCCCAGAGCCCCGTTGCCAGCCCGACCCCCGTGCCGTACAGGCGCTGCCCGATAAGGTAGATGACACCGGAGCTTGCCGCCCCCATCAGGCACTGCGCCGCCTGTACGGCGAGATAGTTCTTGCCGAAGACGGCGAACAGCACGGCCAGGAAGTACGGGTAAAAGGCGCCCCCGCCGAATGTGAAGACCTGCTTCCCGAGCCAGTCTCCGCCGAGTATCCTCTCGGCGTCCATTATATAGGTCATGGAATCGCTCAGGGGATAAGAGCTGAAGGGGTTTTCGGCCTGGGAGTAGAGATATGCCGCCCGTACCAGAAGGGCGAAGCCGAATACCGCGAGGAAGCCGAAAGCACTTGTGCCGGGGCGTGCGTTCATATTACTCCGGGGCAGACTATGATTAAAATGATACGGCGGAGCCCTGTTTAAGGAACTCCGCCGGAAAAGTTGGTGGAGGCGGTGGGAATCGAACCCACGTCCGGTAACGCTTCAACCGGGGCATCTACATACTTAGCCTGTGATTTAGTCTCGCGCCGCGGTCCCCCACAGGCAGGGTGCCGCTGCGCCAGTCCGATTAGCTCTCGCCTTCAGGTCCTCCGGACAAAGCCCCAAAGGCCATCCTGCTGCTTGTCGTCCTTTAACGCCCCGCAGGAAAGGCCGTCAAGGACGCTGGCCGGGTTTAAGCGGCCAGTGCGTAGTTATAGTCGTTGCCGACTATTGGTTGTCCGCTTTATTTACGAGTTTGCGGAACTCGGTATGCTTCCCTCGGCCAGAGACCGTCCCGTCGAAACCAGTCGCCCCCCTTTCAGTTAAATGAAGTACATTTTACCATATAAATGTCCGGCACACAAACCTATTGTTTTTTGCCGACTGCCTCCCTTGCCGCGTCCATCACCGCCTTGAGCGGCACTTTCTTCCTGTCGGCGGCCCTACGGCAGTCCTCGTACTCGGGGTGGAGGTTCACCACCTGTCCGTCCTTTAGCGAGAGCTTCACACCCACGGTGCCGTACTTTGTCTTCACCTTTATCATCTTCCGTTCGAGGCAACGCCTCTCGACCGGCCAGGCCCTTACGCCTATGGTGGTCGACTCCTCGAAGATTATGTCCGTAAGGGTTTTCTTCCTCCCTTCGTCCGTGAGCACCGTAAGGAGCACGCCGGGCCTGGACTTCTTCATCTGCACCGCGGTGAAGTAGACGTCCAGCGCTCCGGCGGCGAAGAGCTTTTCCATTAGATGGCCAGCAAGCTGCGGACTCATGTCGTCTATGTTGGTCTCTATGACGGTAAGGCCGGAAGCCGCATGCGTGCCCTCGCCGAGCACCACCCGGACCAGGTTGGGTATCTCTTTGAACTTTCCGCTCCCCGCGCCGTAGCCTATCCCTTCGACCGTCATCGCGGGCATTTCTCCGAAGCCCGCGCAGAGGGTCTTCAGTATCGCCGCTCCCGTGGGGGTGGTGAGCTCTCTAGCGACGGGCGAGGGGAGTACTGGCACGCCCTTCAGGAGTTCGAGCGTGGCGGGCGCGGGTACGGGCATCGTGCCGTGGGAGGTCTCGACCAACCCAGACCCGAGCGGCAGGGGAGAGGCGTAAACCCTGTCCGCCTTGAGCTCGGTTACGGCTATGGCAGTACCCACTATGTCCACTATCGAGTCGATTGCCCCGACCTCATGGAACTGTACCTTCCCCGGCGCTACGGCGTGCACCCGTCCCTCGGCCTCGGCGAGCTTTCTGAATATGGAGGTGCTAAGGCTCTTTACGTCTTTGGAGAGCTTGCTCTTCTCGATGAGCCCCTTTATGTCCTTGAACGTCCGGTGGTGGCGGCTCTCCTTTACGCCGACCTTGAAGCTTGCGCCCTCTATCGAGTGACGCCGCTCCCTGGTGGTCTTTATGGTATAGCCGCCGACCGGGAGTTTTTTCAACTCGCTGCGGACTTTCTTTATGTCGACCCCGAGGTCCAGAAGCGCGGCCATGCACATGTCCCCGCTTATACCTGCCGGGCAATCGAAGTATAGAAGTTTCATGGTGGGTCTACTCCCTGTTTATAAGGCTCGCCGCGTAGGCCGCGCCGAAGCCGTTGTCTATGTTGACGACACTCACCCCGGCGGCGCACGAGGTGAGCATTGCCATGAGTGTGGTAAGCCCCCCGAGGTTCGCGCCGTAGCCGACCGAAGTGGGCACGGCCACCACGGGCCGCGCCACAAGCCCGGCGACGACACTCGGAAGCGCCCCCTCCATCCCGGCGACGACTATGAGGACGTTGGCGTCGAAGAGCGCCTTCTTCTTATGCAGGAGTCTGTGGATCCCCGCCACGCCGACGTCGTAGAGCCTTCCGACCCTGTTGCCCATGCACTCGGCCGTAACCACGGCCTCCTCGGCCACGGGCACGTCCGAGGTCCCGGCGCATACGACGAGCACCGTGCCGCGTCCGGCCTTCTTTATCGGGTGCGACTTTATGAATACGGTCCTCGCAATCCCGTTGTGCTCGGCTTTCGGAAAGCTCCTCTTTAAGGCCCCGGCCTTCCTCGCATCGAGCCTTGTAATGAGCACGTTCTCGCCGCGTCCGGCCATGCGCCTTGCGATCTCCTTTATCTGGGCCGTGCTCTTGCCCTCGCCGTATATGACCTCGGGAAAGCCCTGCCTGAGCGAGCGGTGCGTGTCGATGGTGGCGAAGTCGAGCTCCTCGAACGGGAGGGACTTTAGCTCTTGAAGGGCGTCCGGGATCGAGAGGTTTCCCTTCTTTACATTGGCGAGCAGTTTTTTAAGAGTCTTTACGTTCATGTTTTTTTATGCCCCTGGGGTGAGAGCGGTTCATTATAGAATGGGCGTGGAGATAAAGTCAATCAAGCCCGCACCATGATGGTGCTTCATTTTCTGGACGGCCGTTAGTGGCATTGGCCATGAAAGAGGCTTATTTACATGCAATACCTTGCGCTACCTACCGCGTGAAGTGCTCGAAGCCGTCGGAGGCAAGGGAGACGGGCCTGCCGTCTTCCCCTATGACCGTAACGCCCTTCTCCGGCGGAAGGACCCGGCCTATGGGGGTTATCAGTGTCCCGGTCTCTTCTGCCAGGCGCGAGACCTCCCGCTCTTTTCCCTCCGGGGCGGTAAAGAGCAGTTCGTAGTCCTCCCCGCCGGATAGAGGGAGATGTTTAAGCTCCGGGTTTTCGGAGAGGCACCCTTTCATGAGGTCCGAGAGCGGTAATCTCCCGAGCTCCACCTCGGCGCCGACGCCGCTCTCACTACAGATATGCTTGAGGTCGCGGACCAGTCCGTCGCTTACGTCTATCATCGCACTCGCAAGCCCCCTCTTTGCGAGCTCCTCGCCTTCTCTTACCCTCGGGGCCGGGTCGAGCTGCTTCATGGCCGCCCGCCCTAACGGCCCCTCCAGGGCCGCCTGTCCGTTCTCCTTTAGGGCTTTCAGTCCGAGGGCGGCATCCCCGAGCGTGCCGGTTACGAAGACGGTTTCCCCTGGTTGCGCCCCGCTTCTTAACAGAACCGCCGCCCTTTCTGCCTCGCCGAGAACGGTCGTGCCGACGACGAGCCCCCCCCCCTCCCCATCCCCGTCCGAAGAGGCCGAGCTGTTGCCCCCGATGAGCCGCACCCCGAATTCTTCGGAGGAGTCCTTTATGCCGCGGTAGAGCTCGTCGATGAACTCTCCTTCGGTGGAAGGCGGCATGGCGAGGGAGACGAGCAGGAAGCAGGGCCGTCCGCCCATGGCCGCTATGTCGGATAGCGAGATGCTTACGGACTTCCTGCCCAGGAGGTAAGGGGAGGTGTAGGCGAGGGAAAAATGTACGTCCTCCACCATGATGTCCGTGGTGGAGAGCAGACAGGCGCCGTCGCTCTGGAGCGTTACGGCCGCGTCGTCCCCTATGGCCTTTACTATGCGTGGGTGGGGTTCCGCGAACCTCTCTTCGAGGAGTTTTATGAGGGGGCCTTCGCCGAGATCCTTAAGGCGCATCCGAATACCGGTGCTGCGGTCAGGGTCTTGCCTGTGTCTTTCCGGGGGAGTTCTTTGCCTTGGGCTTAGGCGTTCCGTCTTTTTTTTTGAATACAAGCTCGAGCACCTCGTCCATGTGCTTGACGAAGATTATATTCATCTGCTCCTTTACGCTTGCGGGTATCTCCTCGAGGTCCTTCCTGTTCCTTTCGGGCAGGATGACGGTCTTGGTCTTGGCCCTGAGCGCGGCAAGGCATTTTTCCTTTACGCCTCCCACCGGAAGGACCTTTCCCCTCAAGGTAATCTCCCCGGTCATCGCCACGTTCTTGTCGGTCGGGGTCTTGGTGAGCGCGGATATGATGGTGGTGGCCATGGTTATTCCCGCCGACGGGCCGTCCTTGGGGATGGCGCCGGACGGTACGTGGATGTGTATGTCGCAGTTCTTGTGGAAGTCCTCGGGCAGGCCGTGGGTGCCGGCCCGCGCCCTGGCGTAGCTGAGCGCGGCCTGGGCGGACTCCTTCATGACGTCGCCGAGGTGCCCGGTGAGGGTGAGCTGGCCCTTGCCCTTCATGATGGTGGCCTCGACGTAGAGGACCTCTCCTCCCACCGGCGTCCATGCAAGCCCGGTCGCCACGCCTATCTCGTCCTTTTCCCGCTCGGCCTCGTGCATGTACTTCTCGGCGCCGAGGTAGTCATGCAGGTTTTCCGGCTTTATGACGGTGGGCTTTTTATCGCCGGAGGCCACCTTCTTGGCCACCTTCCGGCACAGGCTCGCGATCTCGCGCTCGAGCCCCCGAAGGCCCGCCTCCCGGGTGTGCTCGCTTATTACCTTCTCGACCGTATCGGCCGGTATGGTCAGGAGCTTTTCGCTCAGGCCGTGCTCCTTTATCTGCCGCGGGACTATGTACTTCATGGCTATGGCCACCTTCTCCTCCTCGGTGTAGCCGGGGATGTCTATAGTCTCCATCCTGTCCATAAGCGGGCCGGGTATGGAGTCGGGGAGGTTGGCGGTTGTTATGAACATGACCTTCGAGAGGTCGAAGGGGACGTTCAGGTAGTGGTCGCTGAAGGCGTAGTTCTGCTCGGGGTCGAGCACCTCCAGGAGTGCCGCGGACGGGTCCCCCCTGAAGTCCATGCCGAGCTTGTCTATCTCGTCCATCATGAAGACGGGGTTCTGCGTGCCGGCCTGCTTCATGGCCTGGATAATCCTGCCCGGCAGCGCCCCCACGTACGTGCGCCTGTGTCCCCTTATTTCGGCTTCGTCCTTGACCCCACCGAGCGATATCCTTACGAACTTCCTGCCCATCGCCCTTGCGATAGAGCGTCCGAGCGAGGTCTTCCCGACCCCCGGGGGGCCGGCGAAGCATAGTATGGGGCCGCGGGTCTTTCTCTTCAGCTTCCTGACGGCCAGGTACTCGAGTATCCGCTCCTTCACCTTGTCCAGGTCGTAGTGGTCGTCGTCGAGGACCTTCCGGGCCTTTGGGATGTTGAGCGTGTCCCTCGTCTGTTTTTTCCACGGGAGCTCGACAAGCCACTCCAGGTAGGTCCTTATGAGCGCGGCCTCGGCCGTATCCGGGTGCATGGTGTCGAGCCTCTCGGCCTGCTTCATGGCCTCCTTTTCCACGTCCTTCGGCATGCGGGCCTTCTTTATCTGCTCCTTGAAGGTCTCTATCTCCTCGGTATCCTCTATGTCGCCGAGTTCGGTCTTTATGGCCTTCATCTGCTCGCGCAGGTAGTACTCCCTCTGGCTCTTGTCCATCTCCTCGCGGGCCTGGGTCTGGATCTTGGCCTGCACCTGTGTGACCTGGAGCTCTTTAACGAGGAGTTCGTTTACCTTCTCGAGCCTCTTTACCTGGTTTGTGGTTTCGAGCACCTCCTGGGCCTCTTCCACCTCCAGGGCGAGGTTGGTGGCCACCAAGTCCGCGAGCTTTCCGGGCTCCTTGACGGTATCGAGCACCGTCAGGACCTCGGGGAAGGCCGCCTTGCCCATTGATGCGAGCTTTTCGAGAAGGTCCCTTACGTTGCGTATGAGTGCCTCGGTCGCCACGTCGAGCGTCTCCGCCGGGCGGTCCTTCACCTGCTTTACGGACGCGGTGTAGAAGGGGTTTACTTGCGGGAAGCGGGTCGCCTTGCCCCTGGCAAGGCCCTGGACCAGTATCTTCACCCTCCCGTCGGGGAGCTTGAGCATCCTCATGATCATGCCCACGGTCCCGAAGTCGTACAGGTCCGCGGGCTCGGGCTCTTCCTTGGAGGAGTCCTTCTGGGCGGACATGAAGAGCAGCCTGTCCTTGGTGAGCGCGGCGTCGACGGCGTTTATGCTCTTCTCGCGGCCGACAAAGAGCGGCACTATCATGAACGGGAATATCACCACGTCCCTTACCGGAAGGACCGGCAGGGTGTCGGGTATGGTAATCTGCTCTTCGTTTGTCGTCTGTTCTTCGGCCATCGGGCCCCCTTTTATACCCCTAAGACTGCTCTACGGGGATATGCTGCAACCTTCCGCGTTTTTCCTCGACCCTCGGCATCCTTATCGTGAGTACGCCGCCTTTGTATACGGCCTTCGCCTTTGCCGGGTTGACCACCTGTGGTATCTCGATGGTCCTGAAGAGCCTCCCGAAGGACCTCTCCATGCAGACGTAGTTGACCCTGTTGTCCTCGAAGCACTCGTACTTGAGCGCCTTTATGCTGAGCGCGTTCTTAAAGAGCGTTACCTCTATGTCCTCGGACCGCACCCCGGGCAGTTCGACTTCCACCACAACGAAGTCGTCGGAGGTCGAAAAGATGTCGGCCCTGGGCATGTTGCCTATGGGCTTGGACCCATCCGAGTGCAGGATCTCCTCCATGTCCGAGATCAGCGACTGCACCGTTTCGGTCTGGTCCGGTGCGGAGCTCACGCTCCGGACCTTTTTGGATGCTTTTGCCATGGGCGTTCTCTATGCTCCGGCCGGGCTCACAGCTTAAGCCCTTTCAGGAACTTCTTGAGTTTTTTGCCGGTTTCGGGGTGCTTGAGGCCGAAGGCTATGTTGGCCGTGAGGTAGCCGAACTTATCCCCGGCGTCGTAGCGCTCCCCCTCGAACTCGTAGGCGTATAACTCCTGGCTTTTAAGGAGCCCCTTCATGGCGTCGGTCAGTTGTATTTCGCCGCCCTTGCCGGGCCGGGTCCGCTCGAGACAGCCGAATATCTCGGGGGTCAGTATGTACCTGCCGATTATGGCCAGGTTCGACGGCGGCTTCCCCTTCGGTTTTTCGACCAGGTTGCGGACCCGGTATACCCTGGGGGCTACCTTTTCGGCGTCCACGACCCCGTAGAGGTGGGCCTCCCTGGCGGGGACCCGCTTTACGGCGACGACACTCGATGCGTAGCGCTTGAAGACCCGGAGCATCTGTTTCATGGCCGGCACCCTGGAGTCTATTATATCATCTCCGAGGAAGACCGCAAACGGTTCGTCTCCCACCATGTTCTTCGCGCAGAGTATGGCGTGCCCGAGCCCGAGCGGCTTCTTCTGCCGGGTGTATGTGTAGTTGACCAGCTCCGAGATCTCCTCCATCATCGCGAGCGTTTCCTTCTTGCCCTTCTCCTTCAAGTGCAGCTCGAGTTCGAACGAGGTGTCGAAGTGGTTCTCTATGGCGGTCTTCCCCATGCCGGTGATCATGATGATCTCCTCCATGCCCGAGGCCTTGGCCTCTTCCACCGTGTACTGGATGAGCGGCTTGTCCACGATGGGGAGCATCTCCTTGGGCACGCTCTTGGTGGCGGGCAGAAACCTCGTGCCGAGACCGGCGGCCGGGAAGACTGCTTTCGTTACCTTCATATATAAGGGGATAATATGGTTTTTTTGGGGATAAGTCAAGCCGTGCGGCAGCACCCTGAGGGTGTTTCGAATTCAGGACGGCCGTTCGGGGTGCGAGATAGCAATGGTGTATTGGGCCGCATACACGCTAACCGTGCGGCAGCACTTAGCCCACCGGGGCGAAGTCGAAGGTGTAGCTTATGGTGAAGTCTTCGGCGCCACGGAGCCTTTTGAACCTCCAGAGGCGTATCCTCTTCAAGATGGAGTTCTCGAGGGGAGAGTAGAGGAGGGTGGAGCCCTCCATCCGGATGTCGGTGACGGTCCCGAAGGCGTCTATGACGAACGCAACGGTTATCGTGCCCTTGAGCGACGCCTCGTCCCTGAGCGCGTTATTGTAGAGGTACTTAAGCCCGCCAACGTAGGACTTCACCACCTTGTATACGTCGGCCTCCTCGCGTATGATCCTGCTCTTGTCGGGTTCCCCCCCTCTCCCCCCCGTCTCTTTGAAGGAGGCCGACTTCCTCTTATCCCTTACTATATCCTCGGCGCTCCGGGGCTTTCCCCTGTCCGTTACGAACTCCCCGGTAAGGTCGGCCACATCGACCTCTTCGAGCCCTCCGAGCCCTTCCCTGACGTCTTCGTCGACCTTACGCGCCCCGCTTATTATCGAATCGACGTCCCTCCAGACGTCTTCGCTGCCGAGCCTGGAGAGCATCCCCTCCCTGGCGCCGATTACGCCGAGTATGCCCTTCCGGCCGACCCGCTCGCGTACGCCTTCCCTTCCGGCCGCCCCGCTCTTCTTTGCCACCTTAACCTTCTCTTCCCTCGCCGGAGTTTTTTTCCTCTCCTCCTTTTTCACCTTCTTCTCCGGCGGCTTTTCGTCAGCCTTCGTGACCTTGAGTACGGTCTTCTTCTCGGTCCTTATCTGGTGCGGCATGAGGATGAGCCTGGCGAACCTCTTGGGCATGGCCTTTATGGCCTCGATAGGCGGCGCCTTCGATATCTCGATGGAGTTCAGGTGGTTGACGAAGTAAGCGTGGGTAGAGAGCGAGAGGAGGAGGAGGAGGAGGAAGACCCGGTCCCTTGTCGATACGAAGGGGAACTTTGTCGGCAGCGGCTCTCTCCTCGTGTAGCCGAACCTGACGAGCGTATCACCGAGCGACAGCTCCCCGGA harbors:
- a CDS encoding ComEC/Rec2 family competence protein translates to LPLWEGLSGVLLLGADAAVEVGVWFVRFFAELPYASVRVTTPTVVEVALFFLLIVSAAEASKKRTALWPVPVLLLALMVDTGWWRYQGLLKDDLTVTFISVGQGDSALVEFPGGETMLVDGGGVYRSGFDVGESVVAPVLWGRKIKRIDYLVLSHAQRDHMGGLGFIAGNFSPREFWWNGYGKLGELGDALALSGTEVVRVSTSTPPRDIGGVRVEFLHPPKDTPFPFDMNNNSVVLKLTHGSRSFLFSGDVGGEVEQYIASADVKADVLKVPHHGSRTSSSAPFIDGVAPVFAVVSAGQGNPFGFPHPETTERYSSRGVRLLRTDRHGAVTVVTDGETLDVDTYLTGPVR
- a CDS encoding DUF4124 domain-containing protein translates to MRAFFFIAVLLIMGVLAPPSAFADFYQWRDEKGVLHVADDLEKVPQEYRGKAEIFKTTPGEEPSEKPTRPAPPRSSPRPDTGEELYGDRTLSWWKRAFSDKRREIGEYEGKQEQKSAYVEVFEKGRRFGQIYTKEEIDAYERYKKELPGIEKTLAKLRSQLDTLKRKARLGGVSKKIREGQ
- a CDS encoding glycosyltransferase family 39 protein, with amino-acid sequence MNARPGTSAFGFLAVFGFALLVRAAYLYSQAENPFSSYPLSDSMTYIMDAERILGGDWLGKQVFTFGGGAFYPYFLAVLFAVFGKNYLAVQAAQCLMGAASSGVIYLIGQRLYGTGVGLATGLWAALFAPFLFHEGLMLSSAPAILFLSLSLYCLLLSFDSGKPGRALLAGLFLGLSALNRPNVLLLAPVYFLWTVIAGPNPSLKKAAPYALVLGTLMVLLPVTLRNYKVGDDFVLISSGGGFSFFLGNNPAAPGILDVPMGLGISNDANIYSSAHALAEQRSGKRLKPSEGSRFWFRLGTEFLKDSPGKAASLYLKKLHLFWSELEITNIYKYGFFRNYSPVLLGPLQGFGMLAVMGLLGAFWMLFSGTKEEKLLPALLFAYMLSVVPFFISSKLRVPVSVFLFPCAGYALKRLTIAGGLRTRTAAAALSVILFLFVYRGMDDEIRKASESNAFAYLHLATRAVNSGDYARAMEFYDRVLEDRPEALTVAADAARVAEKTGDIERARELYGGILARLGLPPSDGRAVTFSWSNPYSMAGYRALLRLGIIRFNEGDYVGAEELLKPAAIGYPMGLPAHRYLAMSYEKQGKLKQALDEYETSLRILPRDANIRRKVLELRSRPH
- the larC gene encoding nickel pincer cofactor biosynthesis protein LarC, which gives rise to MKLLYFDCPAGISGDMCMAALLDLGVDIKKVRSELKKLPVGGYTIKTTRERRHSIEGASFKVGVKESRHHRTFKDIKGLIEKSKLSKDVKSLSTSIFRKLAEAEGRVHAVAPGKVQFHEVGAIDSIVDIVGTAIAVTELKADRVYASPLPLGSGLVETSHGTMPVPAPATLELLKGVPVLPSPVARELTTPTGAAILKTLCAGFGEMPAMTVEGIGYGAGSGKFKEIPNLVRVVLGEGTHAASGLTVIETNIDDMSPQLAGHLMEKLFAAGALDVYFTAVQMKKSRPGVLLTVLTDEGRKKTLTDIIFEESTTIGVRAWPVERRCLERKMIKVKTKYGTVGVKLSLKDGQVVNLHPEYEDCRRAADRKKVPLKAVMDAAREAVGKKQ
- the larB gene encoding nickel pincer cofactor biosynthesis protein LarB, producing the protein MNVKTLKKLLANVKKGNLSIPDALQELKSLPFEELDFATIDTHRSLRQGFPEVIYGEGKSTAQIKEIARRMAGRGENVLITRLDARKAGALKRSFPKAEHNGIARTVFIKSHPIKKAGRGTVLVVCAGTSDVPVAEEAVVTAECMGNRVGRLYDVGVAGIHRLLHKKKALFDANVLIVVAGMEGALPSVVAGLVARPVVAVPTSVGYGANLGGLTTLMAMLTSCAAGVSVVNIDNGFGAAYAASLINRE
- the thiL gene encoding thiamine-phosphate kinase; the protein is MRLKDLGEGPLIKLLEERFAEPHPRIVKAIGDDAAVTLQSDGACLLSTTDIMVEDVHFSLAYTSPYLLGRKSVSISLSDIAAMGGRPCFLLVSLAMPPSTEGEFIDELYRGIKDSSEEFGVRLIGGNSSASSDGDGEGGGLVVGTTVLGEAERAAVLLRSGAQPGETVFVTGTLGDAALGLKALKENGQAALEGPLGRAAMKQLDPAPRVREGEELAKRGLASAMIDVSDGLVRDLKHICSESGVGAEVELGRLPLSDLMKGCLSENPELKHLPLSGGEDYELLFTAPEGKEREVSRLAEETGTLITPIGRVLPPEKGVTVIGEDGRPVSLASDGFEHFTR
- the lon gene encoding endopeptidase La, with the translated sequence MAEEQTTNEEQITIPDTLPVLPVRDVVIFPFMIVPLFVGREKSINAVDAALTKDRLLFMSAQKDSSKEEPEPADLYDFGTVGMIMRMLKLPDGRVKILVQGLARGKATRFPQVNPFYTASVKQVKDRPAETLDVATEALIRNVRDLLEKLASMGKAAFPEVLTVLDTVKEPGKLADLVATNLALEVEEAQEVLETTNQVKRLEKVNELLVKELQVTQVQAKIQTQAREEMDKSQREYYLREQMKAIKTELGDIEDTEEIETFKEQIKKARMPKDVEKEAMKQAERLDTMHPDTAEAALIRTYLEWLVELPWKKQTRDTLNIPKARKVLDDDHYDLDKVKERILEYLAVRKLKRKTRGPILCFAGPPGVGKTSLGRSIARAMGRKFVRISLGGVKDEAEIRGHRRTYVGALPGRIIQAMKQAGTQNPVFMMDEIDKLGMDFRGDPSAALLEVLDPEQNYAFSDHYLNVPFDLSKVMFITTANLPDSIPGPLMDRMETIDIPGYTEEEKVAIAMKYIVPRQIKEHGLSEKLLTIPADTVEKVISEHTREAGLRGLEREIASLCRKVAKKVASGDKKPTVIKPENLHDYLGAEKYMHEAEREKDEIGVATGLAWTPVGGEVLYVEATIMKGKGQLTLTGHLGDVMKESAQAALSYARARAGTHGLPEDFHKNCDIHIHVPSGAIPKDGPSAGITMATTIISALTKTPTDKNVAMTGEITLRGKVLPVGGVKEKCLAALRAKTKTVILPERNRKDLEEIPASVKEQMNIIFVKHMDEVLELVFKKKDGTPKPKAKNSPGKTQARP
- a CDS encoding Hsp20/alpha crystallin family protein is translated as MAKASKKVRSVSSAPDQTETVQSLISDMEEILHSDGSKPIGNMPRADIFSTSDDFVVVEVELPGVRSEDIEVTLFKNALSIKALKYECFEDNRVNYVCMERSFGRLFRTIEIPQVVNPAKAKAVYKGGVLTIRMPRVEEKRGRLQHIPVEQS
- the galU gene encoding UTP--glucose-1-phosphate uridylyltransferase GalU; amino-acid sequence: MKVTKAVFPAAGLGTRFLPATKSVPKEMLPIVDKPLIQYTVEEAKASGMEEIIMITGMGKTAIENHFDTSFELELHLKEKGKKETLAMMEEISELVNYTYTRQKKPLGLGHAILCAKNMVGDEPFAVFLGDDIIDSRVPAMKQMLRVFKRYASSVVAVKRVPAREAHLYGVVDAEKVAPRVYRVRNLVEKPKGKPPSNLAIIGRYILTPEIFGCLERTRPGKGGEIQLTDAMKGLLKSQELYAYEFEGERYDAGDKFGYLTANIAFGLKHPETGKKLKKFLKGLKL